From Brassica oleracea var. oleracea cultivar TO1000 chromosome C3, BOL, whole genome shotgun sequence, a single genomic window includes:
- the LOC106328232 gene encoding uncharacterized protein LOC106328232 encodes MIGGGRVYWGKKADREMDDGGSNGVVVIFAWSSINESHLASFVDLYSSLGWNSLVCRADFLTAFYPEMALSLAFHLLAELVEELKTRPCPVIFLAFSGAPKACMYKVLQVIMGDCEPQIHPDDSQLVRNCLSGHVYDSGPLDFTSDLNTKFALPPSIRRMSVPSRLISWMTKGISSGLDGLYLTRFESQRSEYWQALYSSVEIGAPYLILCSENDELAPHQVISSFTHQLQELGGEVKVVKWKNSPHAGHYTHNPIQYRAVISNFLEKAISVHLHKIRQLGERARTHDEISELICDLQKVAVDSNQSLKRVATGPSDHFFLPSSAPYQSNNTDPSSSQEEQRERSSFRPLQPTSINANSVLGQFLFDSCVPKNIEGWDIRFGGCLNGQPYATCSSRKNSNRGFKKQLLRSKL; translated from the exons ATGATCGGCGGGGGGAGAGTTTACTGGGGGAAGAAGGCGGATAGAGAGATGGACGACGGTGGATCTAACGGCGTCGTAGTGATCTTCGCGTGGAGTTCGATTAACGAGAGTCATCTTGCGAGTTTCGTTGACCTCTACTCTTCTCTCGGTTGGAACTCGCTTGTTTGCCGCGCTGATTTTCTCACTGC GTTTTACCCAGAGATGGCTCTCTCTCTAGCATTTCATCTTCTTGCTGAGCTCGTTGAG GAGCTAAAGACCAGACCGTGTCCTGTAATCTTTCTAGCTTTCTCTGGGGCTCCAAAAGCTTGCATGTACAAAGTACTACAG GTGATCATGGGTGATTGTGAACCTCAAATTCATCCG GATGATAGCCAGCTGGTTAGAAACTGTCTTTCTGGACATGTCTACGACTCTGGCCCATTGGATTTCACGAGTGATTTGAATACGAAATTCGCACTACCTCCATCCATACGACGAATGTCTGTGCCTTCAAGACTCATATCTTGGATGACCAAAGGGATATCTTCAGGGCTTGACGGTTTATATCTTACAAGATTTGAATCTCAACGCAGTGAGTATTGGCAGGCCCTCTACTCATCTGTC GAAATTGGGGCTCCATATCTCATCTTATGCTCGGAGAATGACGAACTTGCTCCTCACCAAGTGATTTCGAGCTTCACCCATCAATTACAGGAACTGGGAGGAGAAGTTAAAGTTGTCAAGTGGAAAAACTCTCCTCATGCAG GACACTACACGCATAACCCTATACAATACCGAGCTGTTATCTCCAACTTTCTAGAGAAGGCCATATCAGTTCACTTACATAAAATCCGGCAGCTTGGGGAAAGAGCTCGCACGCATGATGAGATCTCTGAGTTAATATGCGACCTTCAGAAAGTAGCTGTGGACTCTAACCAAAGCCTAAAAAGAGTAGCCACCGGTCCAAGTGACCACTTTTTCTTACCAAGCTCAGCTCCGTATCAAAGTAACAACACTGATCCATCGTCTTCACAGGAAGAGCAGAGAGAGAGATCATCCTTCCGCCCGCTCCAACCAACGAGCATAAACGCTAACAGCGTTCTTGGGCAGTTCCTGTTCGATTCATGTGTTCCTAAGAACATCGAAGGTTGGGATATTAGATTTGGAGGTTGTCTCAACGGCCAACCATACGCCACTTGCTCTTCCCGTAAGAATTCAAATCGTGGTTTCAAGAAACAACTCTTACGTTCAAAACTGTGA